One window of Amaranthus tricolor cultivar Red isolate AtriRed21 chromosome 11, ASM2621246v1, whole genome shotgun sequence genomic DNA carries:
- the LOC130827398 gene encoding bidirectional sugar transporter SWEET9-like encodes MALSSHQLHQLTFIFGILGNFVSCGVFLAPMPTFWSIYKKKSTQGFQSIPYSVALFSAMLLLYYALIKESNGIMIITINTFGFVTESFYLIIYLIYATKKARAYTARLIGLFNILFFGLIVGVTMVFVHGRDEHTLLSRGGMRENVVGWICGIFSVCVFAAPLSVMRMVIRTKSVEFMPFGLSFSLTFCAIFWFFFGFLIKDFYIALPNVLGFGFGIAQMILYIIYKDSSKKKQNKNIDLVIKEADLIQLQELGVDIKQNDGKVEKKEEDSTALHPQNKAITCTAESIQVIVQEMAQENNNNNSLHREI; translated from the exons ATGGCACTCTCTTCTCATCAACTCCATCAATTAACCTTCATCTTTGGCATTCTTGGTAACTTTGTATCTTGTGGTGTCTTCTTAGCTCCAAT GCCAACATTTTGGAGCATATACAAGAAGAAATCAACACAAGGGTTTCAAAGCATACCCTACTCGGTGGCACTCTTTAGTGCCATGCTGTTATTGTACTATGCCCTCATCAAGGAAAGCAATGGAATCATGATCATCACCATTAACACCTTTGGTTTTGTCACTGAAAGCTTCTATCTTATAATCTATCTCATTTACGCCACCAAAAAGGCTAGG GCGTATACAGCAAGGTTGATTggactatttaatatattattttttggacTCATAGTTGGTGTAACAATGGTGTTTGTGCATGGAAGAGATGAACATACATTGTTATCTCGTGGTGGTATGCGTGAAAACGTTGTTGGGTGGATTTGTGGGATATTCTCTGTTTGTGTATTTGCAGCTCCACTTAGCGTCATG AGGATGGTAATAAGGACCAAGAGTGTAGAGTTTATGCCATTTGGGTTATCATTCTCCCTCACGTTTTGCGCTATTTTCTGGTTCTTCTTTGGATTTCTCATCAAAGACTTCTACATTGCT TTACCAAATGTGCTTGGATTTGGGTTTGGAATAGCTCAAATGATACTATACATAATCTACAAAGACTCATCAAAGAAGAAGCAAAATAAGAACATTGATTTAGTGATAAAAGAAGCAGATTTAATACAATTACAAGAATTGGGTGTAGACATAAAGCAAAATGATGGGAAAGTTGAGAAAAAAGAGGAAGATTCTACGGCATTACACCCTCAAAACAAGGCTATTACTTGTACTGCCGAAAGTATTCAAGTTATTGTCCAAGAAATGGCTCAAGagaataacaacaacaatagcCTGCACCGTGAAATATGA